From the Lolium rigidum isolate FL_2022 chromosome 2, APGP_CSIRO_Lrig_0.1, whole genome shotgun sequence genome, one window contains:
- the LOC124686310 gene encoding protein NRT1/ PTR FAMILY 2.7-like produces the protein MAETESSPRTQPKPLDQEAQPKGDTKQGGWITLPFIAGSMLGLGLAINGTSSNLQIYLIKEYSVESIDAAQIANIVRGSLNFLPLAGAILSDSYFGYFPVILAGGAINVLAFVLFTLSAALPSLRPPPCPTPSTAACKHGTPGQLAVLYAAVLLLAIGTGGTRFNVATMGADQFSSSRDQDTFFNWYFVFLYTSFLIGDTAIVYLQDGVSWAVGFGVCLAATGFSLALLLAGARYYRKPAPKGSPYAELARVVVAAVRKGRADVGSARYYVGDDGSVADSVGEGAPSKRLRFLNRAAMITASDNSVETSGGLRTSNWRLCTVQQVEDLKSLLGVLPVWSAGITLSVSIGVMIGMIVLQALAMDRSIGDHFKIPAGSITVCTLVAFIAVTPVLDRVVFPLWRRIAGTPPSALQRVGLGHVVNIVGMLVAALVERRRLSIVHELHGAEEAAGWVTPMSVLWLVLPLAVVGVGEALHFPGNMAFYYLEFPKSLRSLATAMAPLLIAMGFYLGTVYVDVVRRVTPWLPGNINQGRLDNVYWTLAVVVTINFGYFLVCARRYKYQDQSSRITM, from the exons ATGGCAGAGACGGAGAGCTCGCCGAGAACCCAGCCCAAGCCATTAGATCAAGAAGCGCAACCGAAGGGAGACACTAAGCAAGGAGGATGGATCACTCTCCCTTTCATAGCAGGGAGCATGCTTGGGCTGGGGCTGGCCATCAACGGGACCAGCAGCAacctgcagatttacctcatcaaGGAGTACAGCGTCGAGAGCATCGACGCGGCGCAGATCGCCAACATCGTCCGTGGCTCGCTCAACTTCCTCCCCCTCGCCGGAGCCATCCTCTCCGACTCCTACTTCGGCTACTTCCCCGTCATCCTCGCCGGCGGAGCCATCAACGTTCTG GCCTTCGTGCTGTTCACGCTCTCCGCGGCGCTGCCTTCCCTGCGGCCGCCGCCCTGTCCAACGCCATCCACCGCCGCTTGCAAGCACGGGACGCCCGGGCAGCTCGCCGTGCTTTACGCGGCCGTGTTACTCCTAGCCATCGGCACCGGCGGGACGCGCTTCAACGTGGCGACGATGGGCGCGGACCAGTTCAGCAGCTCGCGCGACCAGGACACCTTCTTCAACTGGTACTTCGTGTTCCTCTACACATCCTTCCTGATCGGCGACACGGCCATCGTCTACCTCCAGGACGGGGTATCCTGGGCTGTGGGGTTCGGTGTCTGCCTCGCCGCCACCGGCTTCAGCTTGGCCTTGCTTCTCGCTGGCGCGCGGTACTATCGGAAGCCCGCGCCGAAGGGCAGCCCGTACGCGGAGCTTGCCCGCGTTGTCGTGGCTGCCGTGCGCAAGGGCCGTGCCGACGTTGGCAGCGCACGGTACTACGTCGGAGACGATGGCTCCGTCGCGGACTCGGTCGGCGAGGGTGCTCCAAGCAAAAGACTAAGATTTCTTAATCGTGCCGCCATGATCACCGCAAGCGACAACTCCGTGGAGACATCCGGTGGCCTCCGTACCAGCAACTGGCGGCTGTGCACGGTGCAGCAGGTCGAGGACCTCAAGTCCCTGCTCGGCGTCCTCCCGGTGTGGTCAGCCGGCATAACGCTAAGCGTGTCGATCGGCGTGATGATCGGCATGATCGTCCTGCAGGCTCTCGCCATGGACCGCTCCATCGGCGACCACTTCAAGATTCCGGCGGGGTCCATCACCGTCTGCACGCTCGTGGCATTCATCGCGGTCACCCCGGTCCTGGACCGTGTCGTCTTCCCGCTTTGGCGTCGGATCGCCGGCACGCCGCCCTCGGCGCTGCAGCGCGTGGGCCTCGGCCACGTGGTGAACATCGTGGGCATGCTGGTCGCGGCGCTGGTGGAACGCCGGAGGCTGAGCATCGTGCACGAGCTCCATGGCGCCGAGGAGGCCGCTGGGTGGGTCACCCCCATGTCCGTGTTGTGGCTGGTACTCCCTCTTGCCGTCGTGGGCGTCGGGGAGGCCCTCCACTTCCCAGGAAACATGGCCTTCTACTACCTGGAATTCCCCAAGTCGTTGAGGAGCTTGGCAACGGCAATGGCGCCGCTGCTCATCGCCATGGGGTTCTACCTCGGCACGGTGTACGTCGACGTCGTGAGGCGAGTCACGCCGTGGCTGCCCGGGAACATAAACCAGGGGAGGCTGGACAACGTGTACTGGACCTTGGCTGTTGTGGTGACTATCAACTTTGGCTATTTCCTAGTTTGTGCCAGACGATACAAGTACCAGGACCAGTCAAGTAGAATTACAATGTAG